The following proteins come from a genomic window of Magnetospirillum sp. WYHS-4:
- a CDS encoding rhodanese-like domain-containing protein — translation MSTSLPEIDSATALAWQKAGEAILLDVRETHEFEYENIPGSVLLPLSFLDPARAPALFEKKVVVICAMGKRAAAAQKQLADFGLPNVYNLTGGIAAWKQAGLETQGGKHESLDYSI, via the coding sequence ATGTCCACATCCCTCCCCGAAATCGATTCCGCGACCGCCCTGGCTTGGCAGAAAGCCGGCGAGGCCATCCTGCTGGACGTCCGGGAAACCCACGAATTCGAGTACGAAAACATCCCCGGCTCGGTTCTGCTGCCGCTGTCCTTCCTGGACCCGGCCCGCGCCCCGGCACTGTTCGAAAAGAAGGTCGTGGTCATCTGCGCCATGGGCAAGCGCGCCGCGGCGGCCCAGAAGCAATTGGCCGATTTCGGCCTGCCCAACGTCTACAACCTGACAGGCGGCATCGCCGCATGGAAGCAAGCCGGCCTGGAGACCCAGGGCGGCAAGCATGAATCCCTCGACTATTCGATCTAG
- a CDS encoding nucleotidyltransferase family protein produces MLLKFSHVRKRIDQDRTHLRAMGVLRIRVFGSFARGEQRPDSDVDVLVELDRPMGLFEFMDLQQHLEALLGRRVDLATPEMLHRSMKEKILLECIDA; encoded by the coding sequence ATGCTCCTGAAGTTCTCCCACGTCCGCAAGCGGATCGACCAGGACCGAACGCATCTCCGCGCGATGGGCGTCCTGCGTATCCGGGTGTTCGGCTCGTTCGCCCGCGGCGAACAGCGCCCCGACAGCGACGTGGACGTGCTGGTCGAACTGGACCGCCCCATGGGTCTGTTCGAATTCATGGATCTGCAGCAGCACCTGGAGGCCTTGCTGGGCCGGCGCGTCGACCTCGCCACGCCCGAGATGCTGCACCGGTCCATGAAGGAGAAGATTCTCCTGGAGTGTATCGATGCGTAG